From a region of the Falco peregrinus isolate bFalPer1 chromosome 5, bFalPer1.pri, whole genome shotgun sequence genome:
- the LOC101910669 gene encoding acyl-coenzyme A synthetase ACSM3, mitochondrial isoform X1 encodes MCWTDGLKWKRRGKKTKPPALWWVDGAEEGLRWIFEELSRKAANVPSDACGMQQGDSYSHSARIPEQWLVKLACVRTGAVWIPGTQQLTAKGILHRLQKSEAKCVITDNSMAPTVDSVGAECQLLKFKLLGSKGHRRRMAELFKDLLNVKIRWVFYQWKYRICKSG; translated from the exons ATGTGCTGGACAGATGGACTGAAGTGGAAAAG gaggggaaaaaagactaAACCCCCTGCGTTATGGTGGGTAGATGGTGCTGAAGAAGGGCTGAGGTGGATCTTTGAGGAACTGTccaggaaagcagcaaatgtACCCTCTGATGCCTGCGGCATGCAACAAGGAGACAGTTACTCTCATTCGGCCCGGATCCCAGAGCAGTGGCTGGTGAAGTTGGCTTGCGTGAGAACAG gAGCTGTCTGGATTCCTGGCACgcagcagctgacagcaaaGGGCATTCTTCATCGACTGCAGAAATCCGAGGCAAAGTGTGTCATCACTGATAATTCCATGGCACCAACGGTAGACTCAGTGGGGGCCGAATGCCAGTTGCTGAAATTCAAGTTGCTTGGGTCAAAGGGCCACAGAAGAAGGATGGCTGAACTTTTTAAAGATCTACTGAA TGTCAAGATCCGGTGGGTATTTTACCAGTGGAAATACAGGATCTGCAAAAGTGGCTGA
- the LOC101910669 gene encoding acyl-coenzyme A synthetase ACSM3, mitochondrial isoform X2: MCWTDGLKWKRRGKKTKPPALWWVDGAEEGLRWIFEELSRKAANVPSDACGMQQGDSYSHSARIPEQWLVKLACVRTGAVWIPGTQQLTAKGILHRLQKSEAKCVITDNSMAPTVDSVGAECQLLKFKLLGSKGHRRRMAELFKDLLKYWLDLTSSDIFWNVSATG, translated from the exons ATGTGCTGGACAGATGGACTGAAGTGGAAAAG gaggggaaaaaagactaAACCCCCTGCGTTATGGTGGGTAGATGGTGCTGAAGAAGGGCTGAGGTGGATCTTTGAGGAACTGTccaggaaagcagcaaatgtACCCTCTGATGCCTGCGGCATGCAACAAGGAGACAGTTACTCTCATTCGGCCCGGATCCCAGAGCAGTGGCTGGTGAAGTTGGCTTGCGTGAGAACAG gAGCTGTCTGGATTCCTGGCACgcagcagctgacagcaaaGGGCATTCTTCATCGACTGCAGAAATCCGAGGCAAAGTGTGTCATCACTGATAATTCCATGGCACCAACGGTAGACTCAGTGGGGGCCGAATGCCAGTTGCTGAAATTCAAGTTGCTTGGGTCAAAGGGCCACAGAAGAAGGATGGCTGAACTTTTTAAAGATCTACTGAA GTACTGGCTGGACTTGACTTCCTCCGATATATTTTGGAATGTGTCAGCCACAGGCTAG
- the ERI2 gene encoding ERI1 exoribonuclease 2 isoform X4, producing MKWVQKMQKEKKIIFTTDIQSNATPEAKACTFVTWTDWDLGVCLQYECKRKQLRKPDILNSWIDLKATYRAFYNRKPKGLSGALQDLGIAFAGREHSGLDDSRNTARLAWRLICDGCVLKVTKSLDKVHPKNNLISRTLTVNFTDKTPLGSNSRPETSRAGTCKTNSLAEENQNGVAGIKINSNVQTEEQQTTCTDSSADVHAVPSGSSRTELNAQSRSSSTVSTGRFAVLERAQQSPNVATASAGIWQGLSKGQPLSTARYSPPGHGSGLVLFSTTISSVNISNEDISTSSDCLSLLTDWEDVALIPESQYEQNSDCVQFKDDSSTDILTVFEEKTASKQSAAMSSDNQSLEKTVAPVEPLKSIIYKSPDTTIYNVGMVQKQTSDFSAFKLPSAKVNAIPAQSALTGNYSTPSEVPKRKPTSPKTFPPAKKQSFAIYQEKTASFDHSLPLRSSKLPQVPPVVPNSAVNSNRSVTAVKNGKATPPLCKCGRRAKKLYVSSAGPNHDKAFFCCPVGKHEGSKKGCGYFKWEYAFLKEKSNGLAVNAGALTSLGTVASNLGTSSNKKYLCLRPSMRT from the exons ATGAAATGGGTTCAAAAGAtgcaaaaggagaagaaaatcatATTCACTACAGATATTCAAAGTAATGCTACTCCAGAAGCAAAAGCATGTACCTTTGTTACTTGGACAG ATTGGGACCTGGGTGTGTGCTTGCAGTATGAGTGTAAAAGGAAGCAGCTACGAAAACCTGACATTTTAAATTCCTGGATTGATCTCAAAGCAACATACAGG gccTTCTATAATAGGAAGCCTAAAGGGCTAAGTGGTGCTTTGCAGGATTTGGGCATAGCTTTTGCAGGACGGGAACATTCTG GGTTGGATGATTCTCGGAATACTGCCCGTCTTGCTTGGAGGCTGATTTGTGATGGATGTGTGCTGAAGGTTACTAAATCTTTGGATAAG GTACATccaaagaacaatttaatttccAGAACATTGACTGTAAACTTCACTGACAAGACTCCACTGGGAAGTAACAGCAGACCTGAAACATCTAGAGCTGGAACTTGTAAAACAAATTCTCTGGCTGAGGAAAACCAGAATGGTGTTGCTGGAATTAAGATAAATTCTAATGTACAAACTGAGGAACAACAGACCACTTGCACAGATTCCTCTGCAGATGTCCACGCTGTACCTAGTGGCAGCTCAAGGACTGAGTTAAATGCTCAATCCCGAAGCTCTTCAACCGTATCTACTGGCAGATTTGCTGTTCTTGAGCGGGCACAGCAATCTCCCAATGTTGCTACTGCATCAGCAGGCATTTGGCAAGGACTGAGCAAAGGGCAGCCTCTGAGCACAGCCAGATATAGCCCTCCAGGACATGGATCAGGACTAGTGCTCTTCTCAACTACCATCTCCTCAGTTAATATCTCCAATGAGGATATCAGTACCAGTTCTGATTGCTTATCTCTGCTGACTGACTGGGAGGATGTCGCTTTAATACCAGAATCTCAGTATGAACAAAATTCGGACTGTGTTCAATTCAAAGATGACTCAAGTACAGATATTTTAAcagtgtttgaagaaaaaacagcttcaaAACAATCAGCTGCAATGAGTTCAGATAATCAAAGTTTGGAGAAAACTGTAGCACCCGTGGAACCTCTGAAATCGATTATTTACAAAAGTCCTGATACTACGATCTATAATGTAGGAATGGTACAAAAGCagacttcagatttttcagcttttaagtTACCATCTGCAAAAGTAAATGCTATTCCAGCACAATCTGCATTAACTGGAAATTATTCTACTCCTTCGGAGGTTCCTAAAAGAAAGCCAACTAGTCCAAAAACATTCCCACCAGCAAAAAAACAGTCCTTTGCTATATATCAAGAGAAAACTGCATCTTTTGATCATTCCTTACCTTTAAGAAGTTCAAAGTTGCCCCAAGTGCCTCCTGTCGTTCCGAACTCTGCAGTCAATTCAAATCGGTCTgtaacagctgtgaaaaatggaaaagcaactCCCCCTTTGTGTAAGTGCGGTCGAAGAGCTAAAAAACTGTATGTGTCAAGTGCCGGTCCAAATCAtgacaaagcatttttttgttgtccTGTTGGCAAGCATGAAGGTAGTAAGAAAGGCTGTGGATACTTCAAGTGGGAATatgcatttctgaaagagaaatctAATGGTCTCGCCGTGAATGCAGGTGCTTTGACCTCTCTTGGAACTGTTGCTAGTAATTTAGGAACTTCTtccaataaaaaatatttgtgtcttAGACCCTCTATGAGAACTTGA
- the ERI2 gene encoding ERI1 exoribonuclease 2 isoform X3, translated as MATKRLARRLGLARSSGRARSGGRPAAGQRFGYLIVLDFEATCWRDGRRRGPEIVEFPAVLLNTSTGEIESEFHTYVQPQEHPILSEFCTELTGITQFMKWVQKMQKEKKIIFTTDIQSNATPEAKACTFVTWTDWDLGVCLQYECKRKQLRKPDILNSWIDLKATYRAFYNRKPKGLSGALQDLGIAFAGREHSGLDDSRNTARLAWRLICDGCVLKVTKSLDKVHPKNNLISRTLTVNFTDKTPLGSNSRPETSRAGTCKTNSLAEENQNGVAGIKINSNVQTEEQQTTCTDSSADVHAVPSGSSRTELNAQSRSSSTVSTGRFAVLERAQQSPNVATASAGIWQGLSKGQPLSTARYSPPGHGSGLVLFSTTISSVNISNEDISTSSDCLSLLTDWEDVALIPESQYEQNSDCVQFKDDSSTDILTVFEEKTASKQSAAMSSDNQSLEKTVAPVEPLKSIIYKSPDTTIYNVGMVQKQTSDFSAFKLPSAKVNAIPAQSALTGNYSTPSEVPKRKPTSPKTFPPAKKQSFAIYQEKTASFDHSLPLRSSKLPQVPPVVPNSAVNSNRSVTAVKNGKATPPLCKCGRRAKKLYVSSAGPNHDKAFFCCPVGKHEGSKKGCGYFKWEYAFLKEKSNGLAVNAGALTSLGTVASNLGTSSNKKYLCLRPSMRT; from the exons ATGGCCACCAAGCGCCTGGCCAG GCGGCTGGGGCTGGCGCGGAGCAGCgggcgggcgcggagcggcgggcggccggcggcggggcagcgctTCGGGTACCTGATCGTCCTGGACTTCGAGGCCACCTGCTGGCGGGacgggcggcggcgcgggcccGAGATCG TCGAATTCCCAGCAGTCCTGTTAAACACTTCGACGGGAGAGATTGAATCGGAATTCCACACGTATGTCCAGCCCCAGGAGCATCCTATTCTCTCTGAATTTTGTACAGAACTAACGGGCATAACACAG TTCATGAAATGGGTTCAAAAGAtgcaaaaggagaagaaaatcatATTCACTACAGATATTCAAAGTAATGCTACTCCAGAAGCAAAAGCATGTACCTTTGTTACTTGGACAG ATTGGGACCTGGGTGTGTGCTTGCAGTATGAGTGTAAAAGGAAGCAGCTACGAAAACCTGACATTTTAAATTCCTGGATTGATCTCAAAGCAACATACAGG gccTTCTATAATAGGAAGCCTAAAGGGCTAAGTGGTGCTTTGCAGGATTTGGGCATAGCTTTTGCAGGACGGGAACATTCTG GGTTGGATGATTCTCGGAATACTGCCCGTCTTGCTTGGAGGCTGATTTGTGATGGATGTGTGCTGAAGGTTACTAAATCTTTGGATAAG GTACATccaaagaacaatttaatttccAGAACATTGACTGTAAACTTCACTGACAAGACTCCACTGGGAAGTAACAGCAGACCTGAAACATCTAGAGCTGGAACTTGTAAAACAAATTCTCTGGCTGAGGAAAACCAGAATGGTGTTGCTGGAATTAAGATAAATTCTAATGTACAAACTGAGGAACAACAGACCACTTGCACAGATTCCTCTGCAGATGTCCACGCTGTACCTAGTGGCAGCTCAAGGACTGAGTTAAATGCTCAATCCCGAAGCTCTTCAACCGTATCTACTGGCAGATTTGCTGTTCTTGAGCGGGCACAGCAATCTCCCAATGTTGCTACTGCATCAGCAGGCATTTGGCAAGGACTGAGCAAAGGGCAGCCTCTGAGCACAGCCAGATATAGCCCTCCAGGACATGGATCAGGACTAGTGCTCTTCTCAACTACCATCTCCTCAGTTAATATCTCCAATGAGGATATCAGTACCAGTTCTGATTGCTTATCTCTGCTGACTGACTGGGAGGATGTCGCTTTAATACCAGAATCTCAGTATGAACAAAATTCGGACTGTGTTCAATTCAAAGATGACTCAAGTACAGATATTTTAAcagtgtttgaagaaaaaacagcttcaaAACAATCAGCTGCAATGAGTTCAGATAATCAAAGTTTGGAGAAAACTGTAGCACCCGTGGAACCTCTGAAATCGATTATTTACAAAAGTCCTGATACTACGATCTATAATGTAGGAATGGTACAAAAGCagacttcagatttttcagcttttaagtTACCATCTGCAAAAGTAAATGCTATTCCAGCACAATCTGCATTAACTGGAAATTATTCTACTCCTTCGGAGGTTCCTAAAAGAAAGCCAACTAGTCCAAAAACATTCCCACCAGCAAAAAAACAGTCCTTTGCTATATATCAAGAGAAAACTGCATCTTTTGATCATTCCTTACCTTTAAGAAGTTCAAAGTTGCCCCAAGTGCCTCCTGTCGTTCCGAACTCTGCAGTCAATTCAAATCGGTCTgtaacagctgtgaaaaatggaaaagcaactCCCCCTTTGTGTAAGTGCGGTCGAAGAGCTAAAAAACTGTATGTGTCAAGTGCCGGTCCAAATCAtgacaaagcatttttttgttgtccTGTTGGCAAGCATGAAGGTAGTAAGAAAGGCTGTGGATACTTCAAGTGGGAATatgcatttctgaaagagaaatctAATGGTCTCGCCGTGAATGCAGGTGCTTTGACCTCTCTTGGAACTGTTGCTAGTAATTTAGGAACTTCTtccaataaaaaatatttgtgtcttAGACCCTCTATGAGAACTTGA
- the THUMPD1 gene encoding THUMP domain-containing protein 1 — translation MAAAEPSARKRRPKGHFAAAAGRAKRPRGGGRQLEAGMRGILITCNMNERKCVGEAYSLLGEYGDLLYGPEQFPDPEERLSGSDREEDEDDVEAALRKEVGQIRASTEQKLQRFQSVESGANNVVFIRTRGIEPENLVHHILKDMHATKKKKTRVILRMLPVSGTCKAFMEDMKKYTETFFEPWFKAPNKGTFQIVYKARNNSHMSREEVIKELAGVVGSLNPENKVDLNNPQYTVVVEIIKNVCCLSVVRDYVLFRKYNLQEVVKSNKDSTQQNPSCLTEERNSKVVKPETEEEEKSSEEVKQENKNQGEIQAEPKRNDVLTV, via the exons ATGGCCGCGGCGGAGCCGTCGGCGCGCAAGCGGCGGCCCAAGGGGCACTtcgcggcggcggccgggcgggccaagcggccccgcggcggcgggcggcagctGGAGGCCGGCATGCGCGGCATCCTCATCACCTGCAACATGAACGAGCGCAAGTGCGTGGGGGAGGCCTACAGCCTGCTGGGCGAGTACGGGGACCTGCTGTACGGCCCCGAGCAG TTCCCAGATCCCGAGGAGCGGCTGTCCGGCAGCGACAGGGAGGAGGACGAGGACGACGTGGAGGCGGCCCTGAGGAAGGAGGTCGGCCAGATCCGCGCCTCGACCGAGCAGAAGCTGCAGCGGTTCCAGTCGGTGGAGAGCGGCGCCAACAACGTGGTCTTCATCAGGACCCGCGGCATAG aacCCGAGAACCTGGTGCACCATATATTAAAGGATATGCATGCcactaaaaagaagaaaacacgAGTCATTCTGCGCATGCTGCCAGTTTCTGGAACTTGCAAGGCTTTTATGGAGGatatgaaaaaatacacagaaacgTTTTTTGAGCCTTGGTTTAAAGCCCCTAATAAGGGTACTTTTCAGATTGTTTACAAAGCGCGTAATAACAGTCATATGAGTAGGGAAGAAGTAATAAAGGAATTGGCAG GAGTTGTGGGCAGCCTCAATCCAGAAAACAAAGTTGATCTTAATAACCCACAATATACCGTTGTggtggaaataataaaaaacgTCTGTTGCTTGAGTGTCGTGAGAGACTATGTTCTGTTCAGAAAATACAATCTACAGGAGGTGGTAAAGAGCAACAAAGACAGCACGCAACAAAACCCATCATGTCTGACAGAAGAACGGAACTCGAAGGTAGTAAAACCAGaaactgaggaggaggagaagagctCAGAAGAAGTAAAACAAGAGAACAAGAATCAAGGTGAAATACAAGCTGAGCCCAAGAGGAATGATGTGCTGACAGTGTAG
- the ERI2 gene encoding ERI1 exoribonuclease 2 isoform X1 codes for MATKRLARRLGLARSSGRARSGGRPAAGQRFGYLIVLDFEATCWRDGRRRGPEIVEFPAVLLNTSTGEIESEFHTYVQPQEHPILSEFCTELTGITQDQVDEGVPLNICLSQFMKWVQKMQKEKKIIFTTDIQSNATPEAKACTFVTWTDWDLGVCLQYECKRKQLRKPDILNSWIDLKATYRAFYNRKPKGLSGALQDLGIAFAGREHSGLDDSRNTARLAWRLICDGCVLKVTKSLDKVHPKNNLISRTLTVNFTDKTPLGSNSRPETSRAGTCKTNSLAEENQNGVAGIKINSNVQTEEQQTTCTDSSADVHAVPSGSSRTELNAQSRSSSTVSTGRFAVLERAQQSPNVATASAGIWQGLSKGQPLSTARYSPPGHGSGLVLFSTTISSVNISNEDISTSSDCLSLLTDWEDVALIPESQYEQNSDCVQFKDDSSTDILTVFEEKTASKQSAAMSSDNQSLEKTVAPVEPLKSIIYKSPDTTIYNVGMVQKQTSDFSAFKLPSAKVNAIPAQSALTGNYSTPSEVPKRKPTSPKTFPPAKKQSFAIYQEKTASFDHSLPLRSSKLPQVPPVVPNSAVNSNRSVTAVKNGKATPPLCKCGRRAKKLYVSSAGPNHDKAFFCCPVGKHEGSKKGCGYFKWEYAFLKEKSNGLAVNAGALTSLGTVASNLGTSSNKKYLCLRPSMRT; via the exons ATGGCCACCAAGCGCCTGGCCAG GCGGCTGGGGCTGGCGCGGAGCAGCgggcgggcgcggagcggcgggcggccggcggcggggcagcgctTCGGGTACCTGATCGTCCTGGACTTCGAGGCCACCTGCTGGCGGGacgggcggcggcgcgggcccGAGATCG TCGAATTCCCAGCAGTCCTGTTAAACACTTCGACGGGAGAGATTGAATCGGAATTCCACACGTATGTCCAGCCCCAGGAGCATCCTATTCTCTCTGAATTTTGTACAGAACTAACGGGCATAACACAG GATCAAGTTGATGAAGGGGTCCCTCTAAACATTTGTCTATCACAGTTCATGAAATGGGTTCAAAAGAtgcaaaaggagaagaaaatcatATTCACTACAGATATTCAAAGTAATGCTACTCCAGAAGCAAAAGCATGTACCTTTGTTACTTGGACAG ATTGGGACCTGGGTGTGTGCTTGCAGTATGAGTGTAAAAGGAAGCAGCTACGAAAACCTGACATTTTAAATTCCTGGATTGATCTCAAAGCAACATACAGG gccTTCTATAATAGGAAGCCTAAAGGGCTAAGTGGTGCTTTGCAGGATTTGGGCATAGCTTTTGCAGGACGGGAACATTCTG GGTTGGATGATTCTCGGAATACTGCCCGTCTTGCTTGGAGGCTGATTTGTGATGGATGTGTGCTGAAGGTTACTAAATCTTTGGATAAG GTACATccaaagaacaatttaatttccAGAACATTGACTGTAAACTTCACTGACAAGACTCCACTGGGAAGTAACAGCAGACCTGAAACATCTAGAGCTGGAACTTGTAAAACAAATTCTCTGGCTGAGGAAAACCAGAATGGTGTTGCTGGAATTAAGATAAATTCTAATGTACAAACTGAGGAACAACAGACCACTTGCACAGATTCCTCTGCAGATGTCCACGCTGTACCTAGTGGCAGCTCAAGGACTGAGTTAAATGCTCAATCCCGAAGCTCTTCAACCGTATCTACTGGCAGATTTGCTGTTCTTGAGCGGGCACAGCAATCTCCCAATGTTGCTACTGCATCAGCAGGCATTTGGCAAGGACTGAGCAAAGGGCAGCCTCTGAGCACAGCCAGATATAGCCCTCCAGGACATGGATCAGGACTAGTGCTCTTCTCAACTACCATCTCCTCAGTTAATATCTCCAATGAGGATATCAGTACCAGTTCTGATTGCTTATCTCTGCTGACTGACTGGGAGGATGTCGCTTTAATACCAGAATCTCAGTATGAACAAAATTCGGACTGTGTTCAATTCAAAGATGACTCAAGTACAGATATTTTAAcagtgtttgaagaaaaaacagcttcaaAACAATCAGCTGCAATGAGTTCAGATAATCAAAGTTTGGAGAAAACTGTAGCACCCGTGGAACCTCTGAAATCGATTATTTACAAAAGTCCTGATACTACGATCTATAATGTAGGAATGGTACAAAAGCagacttcagatttttcagcttttaagtTACCATCTGCAAAAGTAAATGCTATTCCAGCACAATCTGCATTAACTGGAAATTATTCTACTCCTTCGGAGGTTCCTAAAAGAAAGCCAACTAGTCCAAAAACATTCCCACCAGCAAAAAAACAGTCCTTTGCTATATATCAAGAGAAAACTGCATCTTTTGATCATTCCTTACCTTTAAGAAGTTCAAAGTTGCCCCAAGTGCCTCCTGTCGTTCCGAACTCTGCAGTCAATTCAAATCGGTCTgtaacagctgtgaaaaatggaaaagcaactCCCCCTTTGTGTAAGTGCGGTCGAAGAGCTAAAAAACTGTATGTGTCAAGTGCCGGTCCAAATCAtgacaaagcatttttttgttgtccTGTTGGCAAGCATGAAGGTAGTAAGAAAGGCTGTGGATACTTCAAGTGGGAATatgcatttctgaaagagaaatctAATGGTCTCGCCGTGAATGCAGGTGCTTTGACCTCTCTTGGAACTGTTGCTAGTAATTTAGGAACTTCTtccaataaaaaatatttgtgtcttAGACCCTCTATGAGAACTTGA
- the ERI2 gene encoding ERI1 exoribonuclease 2 isoform X2, translating into MATKRLARRLGLARSSGRARSGGRPAAGQRFGYLIVLDFEATCWRDGRRRGPEIVLLNTSTGEIESEFHTYVQPQEHPILSEFCTELTGITQDQVDEGVPLNICLSQFMKWVQKMQKEKKIIFTTDIQSNATPEAKACTFVTWTDWDLGVCLQYECKRKQLRKPDILNSWIDLKATYRAFYNRKPKGLSGALQDLGIAFAGREHSGLDDSRNTARLAWRLICDGCVLKVTKSLDKVHPKNNLISRTLTVNFTDKTPLGSNSRPETSRAGTCKTNSLAEENQNGVAGIKINSNVQTEEQQTTCTDSSADVHAVPSGSSRTELNAQSRSSSTVSTGRFAVLERAQQSPNVATASAGIWQGLSKGQPLSTARYSPPGHGSGLVLFSTTISSVNISNEDISTSSDCLSLLTDWEDVALIPESQYEQNSDCVQFKDDSSTDILTVFEEKTASKQSAAMSSDNQSLEKTVAPVEPLKSIIYKSPDTTIYNVGMVQKQTSDFSAFKLPSAKVNAIPAQSALTGNYSTPSEVPKRKPTSPKTFPPAKKQSFAIYQEKTASFDHSLPLRSSKLPQVPPVVPNSAVNSNRSVTAVKNGKATPPLCKCGRRAKKLYVSSAGPNHDKAFFCCPVGKHEGSKKGCGYFKWEYAFLKEKSNGLAVNAGALTSLGTVASNLGTSSNKKYLCLRPSMRT; encoded by the exons ATGGCCACCAAGCGCCTGGCCAG GCGGCTGGGGCTGGCGCGGAGCAGCgggcgggcgcggagcggcgggcggccggcggcggggcagcgctTCGGGTACCTGATCGTCCTGGACTTCGAGGCCACCTGCTGGCGGGacgggcggcggcgcgggcccGAGATCG TCCTGTTAAACACTTCGACGGGAGAGATTGAATCGGAATTCCACACGTATGTCCAGCCCCAGGAGCATCCTATTCTCTCTGAATTTTGTACAGAACTAACGGGCATAACACAG GATCAAGTTGATGAAGGGGTCCCTCTAAACATTTGTCTATCACAGTTCATGAAATGGGTTCAAAAGAtgcaaaaggagaagaaaatcatATTCACTACAGATATTCAAAGTAATGCTACTCCAGAAGCAAAAGCATGTACCTTTGTTACTTGGACAG ATTGGGACCTGGGTGTGTGCTTGCAGTATGAGTGTAAAAGGAAGCAGCTACGAAAACCTGACATTTTAAATTCCTGGATTGATCTCAAAGCAACATACAGG gccTTCTATAATAGGAAGCCTAAAGGGCTAAGTGGTGCTTTGCAGGATTTGGGCATAGCTTTTGCAGGACGGGAACATTCTG GGTTGGATGATTCTCGGAATACTGCCCGTCTTGCTTGGAGGCTGATTTGTGATGGATGTGTGCTGAAGGTTACTAAATCTTTGGATAAG GTACATccaaagaacaatttaatttccAGAACATTGACTGTAAACTTCACTGACAAGACTCCACTGGGAAGTAACAGCAGACCTGAAACATCTAGAGCTGGAACTTGTAAAACAAATTCTCTGGCTGAGGAAAACCAGAATGGTGTTGCTGGAATTAAGATAAATTCTAATGTACAAACTGAGGAACAACAGACCACTTGCACAGATTCCTCTGCAGATGTCCACGCTGTACCTAGTGGCAGCTCAAGGACTGAGTTAAATGCTCAATCCCGAAGCTCTTCAACCGTATCTACTGGCAGATTTGCTGTTCTTGAGCGGGCACAGCAATCTCCCAATGTTGCTACTGCATCAGCAGGCATTTGGCAAGGACTGAGCAAAGGGCAGCCTCTGAGCACAGCCAGATATAGCCCTCCAGGACATGGATCAGGACTAGTGCTCTTCTCAACTACCATCTCCTCAGTTAATATCTCCAATGAGGATATCAGTACCAGTTCTGATTGCTTATCTCTGCTGACTGACTGGGAGGATGTCGCTTTAATACCAGAATCTCAGTATGAACAAAATTCGGACTGTGTTCAATTCAAAGATGACTCAAGTACAGATATTTTAAcagtgtttgaagaaaaaacagcttcaaAACAATCAGCTGCAATGAGTTCAGATAATCAAAGTTTGGAGAAAACTGTAGCACCCGTGGAACCTCTGAAATCGATTATTTACAAAAGTCCTGATACTACGATCTATAATGTAGGAATGGTACAAAAGCagacttcagatttttcagcttttaagtTACCATCTGCAAAAGTAAATGCTATTCCAGCACAATCTGCATTAACTGGAAATTATTCTACTCCTTCGGAGGTTCCTAAAAGAAAGCCAACTAGTCCAAAAACATTCCCACCAGCAAAAAAACAGTCCTTTGCTATATATCAAGAGAAAACTGCATCTTTTGATCATTCCTTACCTTTAAGAAGTTCAAAGTTGCCCCAAGTGCCTCCTGTCGTTCCGAACTCTGCAGTCAATTCAAATCGGTCTgtaacagctgtgaaaaatggaaaagcaactCCCCCTTTGTGTAAGTGCGGTCGAAGAGCTAAAAAACTGTATGTGTCAAGTGCCGGTCCAAATCAtgacaaagcatttttttgttgtccTGTTGGCAAGCATGAAGGTAGTAAGAAAGGCTGTGGATACTTCAAGTGGGAATatgcatttctgaaagagaaatctAATGGTCTCGCCGTGAATGCAGGTGCTTTGACCTCTCTTGGAACTGTTGCTAGTAATTTAGGAACTTCTtccaataaaaaatatttgtgtcttAGACCCTCTATGAGAACTTGA